The genome window CTCACTCCCCTATACCTAGGTCCGCCCCTGGCCCTAGGTAGCGCTGTTCTGACAGAAAGCAGTGGCTGGGACAGCCAGGGGGGGACCAGGGAATTTCTAGCCCCCGGGCTTAATGGGCCCttaacttagggggtgtttgaatgcactatagctaatagttagttgcaAAAATAATTCTAGTAGAATTAGTTAGCTAACAAAtaactagctaactattagctaatttgctaaaagtagctaataatTGAACTATTATCTAGAATTCTAGGTTGTTTGGATGTATTtagctaattttagcagctaactattagctctagtacattcaaacgccccCTTAACCAAAGCCGAAATAGGTCCTTCGGGAACAGGGCCCCGAGAGCATGGGTCCAGCAAtagccaccccccttagaagatgtCTTGACAATGTCCGGGGTATGGTCTTCCTCAAACGGTGACAATTTCTGTTGGTTATTCATGTTGCAAAGAAGAAATGACTTTCCTTTAACACAAGAATGGCAACAGGACTTCCTTAATTCTGCTATTTTTTATGTTTCTTTTTGTTATCTCTTCTAAGGCCGAAAATGTCATAGCGTTGTTTCCAAGACTGACCTTTTTGTTTCCAAGAACAGCAGGGAAAGCAAAAAAGTTCAGGCCAATGACATCTATGGGCACTCAACTTTTTTAATAATTTGTGTGAAATTTCAAATTTTTAGAATGCCACACAGGGAAAATACTATATATTATCTACTAGGGGGGAGCCCGTGCATTTCCAAAAAAAAGGAGGATTCAATATTATGCCTTCTTAGGCCCTATTACGAACCTCTAGAGCTAATTGTTAGCCATAAGTTGTTAGCTGGGTTGACGCAGCTAACAACTAATGACTATTTGAGGGTATAGCTAACAATTAATTGCTACATTAGCTGACCCGTTCAAAATCACTCAGCTAATTTTGTGGAGCAGGGTCTTAGTTGTATTTTGTTTCCAAGTCAGAGTCCATAGCAGTATGGATTAAAATTCAATGCATCTCGCGTTTACTAATTCACAACTATGCCCATTCAAACCTCTATAAATTACCTAGTTGTGACCTTTAATTAGCACAATATGGCTCTGAAAATTTCATCATTTGAGAAAGTAGCACTTCACAATAATACACAATTATTTCACCTAGTTCGCCTTCGATCAAAAAAATATCAAAACTTGCACAGAATCAATTCAAAATCAAAAGGACAGAATCAAAACCTTGTCTCAGCTCCCCTCGAGTCTGCAAATCCAGGAGATCCACGCGCTCTTCACAGCTCTAGGAAGGCTTCGGAGGAGATTCTTCCGCTTATAGTCGGCCAGACGGCCTCGCTAACCTCGTCGCGTCCTAACGCTGTCCCCTCCCCGAAAGACACGCAGTCACGCAGAAGCGCGCTGCCCGGGTCGCGCGACCTAGGGTTTCGGGGCTCGCCGGTCGCGTCGCCTGGGGGTGGGGATCTTTCTCTAGTTCTCTCCTCTCTGAGTTGAACCTTTGAAGAAGGTGGAGAATGGAGACGCAGACTCCGGACGCGAGAATCTTCCGGTTCCGGTCCGACCGGTCGGCGCGCAGTACTGTCCACCACGCGTGCGTGGATGAAAACGGTACCCCAACTGTAGGAAGTACTCCCTCCGTTACATTTTAGTCTAAAACGCTGAATTGTATCAAGCACATTGTTTCAAATACTTATGTTTGAACTAGCACATTGTTTCAAATAATTATGTATGAAATTTGATACTAATTATTAAGCACATTGTTACAGATAAAAATTAAATTTTACATAAATTGTTTCAAATATTGTTTGCTCTCTACAACAAAAAGTTAATGTATCTGAATTGTGTCTGACTTTTATATCTATCATTTgagaagatatataataaaaTTTTAGTTTTACTGTTTACAAAACTTTACAagctcaatgctaaaaacaataATATGAATCTACATAGCATACTATATATCATATTTATTAACAATCAAATAAAAATGCCAAAAATCACTATCCGAATGAGTACCCATTTTCATTCCACATAAGGTGGGATTTTCTATTTCCATTAGGTCATTAACCTTTTTGTGGTATCTAGGTATGAAAACGGACGGAAAACATTTTGTTTCGTCATATATCCTATTTATTGAATAATGTTGACAAAAAAGTGTTGTCTTTATTCAAGTTATCGATCTTTTAAAAACATATGTTTTTGTGCCGACTTTTAAACTTGTTAAGTCATGATTTATAGTGTCCTATTAATATTGTAGTTTGCTAAGTGATTGTACAATATTATATATTCTAGCCAAAGTTTTCGCTTACCGTCCGTTTTCGTTACATATCTGTTCGTTTTAGTTCATTTTCGTGTAACCATATATCTCGTAACTGTTTCAGTTTTCGGCTATGCAGCTCTCGCTCATGTTTTCAATAAAAATTATAGTAATGGAAATGAGACAGTGATTTTTCCGACCGTTTGTGTTCGTCGTGAGTTCATGACCCATCTTGACCGTATCAACTCAGATAACAGTGGCCTATTCTTATTAAAAATTTTATTCTTATATATAACATATATGATTTGTTTTTTGTTTCTattaatattttatttttttattttcccctCATTTCAAGTTTGTTGTCTTATGATTTTTATTCCTTTTTATTTGTCATcccttttatttttatttatactCTAAGaaattatttaatttatttttatTCTCTGTTTTATTATTTTTGCTTTTTTATGTTTTTCTccttttatttttttttctttagattttcctaatttcgtcttgtgttttctttctttcttaTTTTACTTTTATTAACTATTTCCTACCAAAACTAAATCAGTTCTGACTTTTAATGGATTTATGTAATATTTAGCGTATATATTTTATATATGTCCACATCCATCATTATCTAGTTAAATATAGGTataaaaaataaaacaaatattatTTTGGAATAGAGGTATTATTGTTTTCTTTTCCGAAGGAAGTGAATGCTGGTGGCCCACATTAACTCTCGAGGTGCATGTGAGTTTCTATCATATttacttttttattttatttttctatTTTATGGATGTCGTTATTTTATTTCCCTTTTGTATTTTTATTTTAGCTATAAATGAAGATTTCATTAATAAATTGTTGCACGGTAATTTTTCGTTATATTTTTTTTCTACCAATAAAGAAACACAGCAGTAGCTTTTACATTTATCCTACTCTGCAGTCTGTAGGACGGCAACGTGGGCCAAATCACTTGAGCCGACTACCTTTCAACTGCGGACAACAATGTGGGCCAAAAAATCATTTGAGGCACCCATATAAATGCCAAACAAAAAAAAGAACTACCCTCAGATAAAGGATGTGTTTATTCCCCTCCTAAATTATATAAGTTGAATTATTCTATAAGGATAGTAGAGTAAAATGTTATTTTGAGACTAAAAAAATAACATAAGGTAGCATTGGATAGCTTATTCAACTTATTAGTCTCAAAGTAATATTTTACCTTTCTACTCTACTACCATAATACAACTTAATCTACGATGGAAGGACATTAGCATTTTTTTACGTCGCATGGACTGTAAATGGTGTGTTTCCTCTGGCCCAAACACTAGACCTTTCAAGTTTCTGTTTCCCGGTTGCCGTTTACTTGCTTGTTTTCTTGCTTCTAAGGCCCTCTTTAGGAGGGCTTCATTTCATTATAAGAATTGCATCTTCGGTTTTCTAACTTTATCGTGAAACGGCTTCAACAGATTAAAATGTTTGGTTTGTACATAGGCTTCAACTTCTGTAATACAATTAATTTATATGAGTTTACTTAATTACCCTTGATGATTAACGGGTGAAGAAAGAGACATGAATCGATAGGTCATGTAACCAATGATATGGTGACTATTTTTTTGTTCAACTTCATGAAGAGTGTTTTTGAAACACCCTTCCCTTCGAGGAGCTTAAAAAATTTCATGAAATTAGCCTCTAATTTCAGCTTTTCTTAGCCTCTAGTTTCAGTTTTTTTTTAACTAGAGCTTATAGAGCTAGATCTGTTTAAGTAGAAAAAGCTGAAATATACATGGAATTCTTAAAGTGAAGCTCTACCAAACAACATTCGGTTGCTGGTAGCCTCCGAATCCAACCATTTGCATCGCACGAGAATACCAGAATCAAATGCACGATATACACAGACATAGGACTCAGTATGGCCCATGTCAAATAAACATGGACGAAAACACATAGCTTTGTGTTGAGTTGCTATCTTAAAGACAGCTGGTTTATTGTTTGTACAACCCAAGGCTTATGAACAATAGCAGGCCAACGCGGAAGCTCTTGCCCATATATCTATTAGTCCCTCAGAGACGTATGCGTCAATCACATCGCGTACTGTTACCAATGGTTCTGGTACCGACAGGTACAGCACTTTCCATGGAAGCAAGCAAGCAAGCGCCAATCGAACTGGAACTGCACAACGCGAGTCTCACTCGTCACAAGTTCACCACATGGCGCTGCCCCACCGGCGCAGTCCGGGACCGACCTTCTTGGCGCTCACATTCTCCCTTGCCTGCTCCATCATCTTCTCCACCAGCTGAAACAGACACAAAAAGCCATGGCAGGGTTGCCTTCAGGACACTGTCTTGTCTTGACAGAGCATATCGACTGTTACACTGACAACTAGCAAATGACCGGTACTCCGTAAAAGGAAGCGATTGAGTGAAACTTGTTACTGTACCATCTTTTTCTTCGACAGCAGAATCGTCCTCTGCAAAACAAAAACGCAACACGGACGTCGTGTTTGATCAGATCAATGCATAGTAGTATACTAGATATGAATAAGGAGATGGTGTCATGACGAACAAATGCTTCGCCTTCCCAGTACCTCCTCTGCTCTGAGGCGCTCGTTCTCCTCCTTGAGATGGTTCAGCTCAGCCTCAAGCTCCACGGTATACGCCTGCACCAGCATCGGCATCATTCCAGGAGCAGACCGAGACCGAGTCTGTCAATGACACGCGCAATACGCAAAGAGCACGAAAGTCGACGAGGACAGCTCGCACACCTGCTTCCGGGCGCGTGACCGGGCCGCGGACTCGCGGTTCTTGATCATGCGGCGCTGCCGTCGCTCCACGGTCTTCTCGGTGCACCCGTCCTCGGGGAAGTCGCGCttccgcgcgccgccgccgccgttgcgGACCACCCCTCCGTTGCCAATGCAGTTCATCATCTCCGCCTGCGTCATGGCGCTCATCCCGTCCGACGACCCCGGGCTGGCGGCGGCCGCCACGCACTGAGACGGCGGCGGGGGCGGCACCACCGCCACGCCCCCGGGGTACCCGCCGCCGTGGTACCCCATGCCGTCGCCCATCACCGGGTATACAGCGCCGGGCGGcggcgccgccgctgccgccaccTGGTACATCATGGGAGGAGCCGCGTTGTGCTGCATGCCCATCGGGCCGGCCGGGACCATGCCGACGCCGTGGCCGTGGCCGGCGAAGGCGCCCCGCACGACGCCGGCCTTCACGAGGAAGTCCTCCAGCGTCATCTCGCCCAGCGTCGCCTGCCGCCCGCTGGCCGCGACGCCGCCGCCGCTCGCCGCCTGGGGCTGCGCCACGGGCTGCGGCGCCGCGCTGGCCTGGAAGTCCGCCGGGCCCTGGCTGATCTCGGCCCAGACCTCctccaccgtcttccgggacagcggcggcggcagcgcgaACGAACCCTGCCGAACCAGTCCCCTCCcacttcctcctcctcctccgttcTCACCTGTGCCCGTCGTCGTCGCCACGGGCACCGGCTCACGCTCCGCGCCCTCCTTGTTGCAGCCGGCTGTGGCGGCCTGGAACTCCTCGGCGTTCCATATGTTGGCCATGAACTCGTCCATGTTCATGGATCCGAAGTTGCGGCCCGGCTCGCACAGCGAGTTCTGCAGCTCCTCCAGCGTCAGCGACATAATGGACGACTGCCGCGCCAGCGGGTCCACcgcctgctgttgctgctgctgctcctcGGCAGCGTCGCTGGTCTGGGCGCGTGAGTGCTGCGAGGTGACCTCCTGCTCGTCGAGGGCCTTCACGTTTTTGCTCATCTCGGACGCCATCTCTCAGTCGACCTATGAGACTGGCTCCTTTTAGGACACTCTCTGCTGATGCGTTGTTGAACGCGACGCGTGCTTATAGCCTGCATGCGAAAGCCAGGCGTGGTGATCAGAAAACATTGGTGCATGCATCGAGAAAACCCAGGTGCGGTGCCGGGTAGGGGCTTCATCGTCATCAATAACAAACAGCCAGTCCAAATTACGCGCGCAGCCGCAGTTTGCTGCGCTTCGGTCAGGCTCTGATGACTGATCGGCATCGTCTCTAGCATGCGTGGATAGACGCTTCCTCTGTTTGGATCTTTGTTCAGAAGTGAATTACCAGCAGCTTCTTGCAGAGGATCTTCTGCGCTCTCCGGCGTCGCATGTTGCGCAGAGGCCAGAGCGCAGTACTTATCCTGACAGAATAATCTACGCACCCCAGTGCAGGACCCTGACGAACATTCAGCACGTGCTTGTTGTCGACTTCTCCACCGCCGCACGAGATCAGATAGATACAGGGAGCGGTGTTGTTACACAAAAGAGTATACGACGAAACCTCGGGCTCCTTTTCCCCGGTTCTGTTATGTATTAATTATTTTTTTATATACCAGTGAGCTCGGCGTGCTCTGTTCCGTTGCCTGGCAGAGGCCAAAATTAGCGCGTGTGAGTGTGACGTTGCTCTCCGGCCGTTTCCTAAACGGGACAGGTCACTGCTGATGGACCGCGAGGAGGCGTGACCATCTGAACCGGGTTTCCTACGGCTTCCCGACGAGCACGAGCACGCTGTTGACATCTAGCTCGGCTGCAGCCAAGACACCTCAGTGTATGTTACCGACGTAGCGTGATCGTCTACTCCTATTCATTCAAACTCGAATGGCGCGTCCGGCGTGCCTCGCGGAATTTGTATCTGCATGACGTACTTGTCCGGGTACAGTGTAGAAGGGTGTTTGGTTTGCCTTGTTTGTTTATTGCCAAT of Zea mays cultivar B73 chromosome 8, Zm-B73-REFERENCE-NAM-5.0, whole genome shotgun sequence contains these proteins:
- the LOC100285149 gene encoding ABA response element binding factor is translated as MASEMSKNVKALDEQEVTSQHSRAQTSDAAEEQQQQQQAVDPLARQSSIMSLTLEELQNSLCEPGRNFGSMNMDEFMANIWNAEEFQAATAGCNKEGAEREPVPVATTTGTGENGGGGGSGRGLVRQGSFALPPPLSRKTVEEVWAEISQGPADFQASAAPQPVAQPQAASGGGVAASGRQATLGEMTLEDFLVKAGVVRGAFAGHGHGVGMVPAGPMGMQHNAAPPMMYQVAAAAAPPPGAVYPVMGDGMGYHGGGYPGGVAVVPPPPPSQCVAAAASPGSSDGMSAMTQAEMMNCIGNGGVVRNGGGGARKRDFPEDGCTEKTVERRQRRMIKNRESAARSRARKQAYTVELEAELNHLKEENERLRAEERTILLSKKKMLVEKMMEQARENVSAKKVGPGLRRWGSAMW